The following coding sequences are from one Virgibacillus necropolis window:
- a CDS encoding acetyltransferase codes for MKIIIVGNGGHSRVIQEMISSTKANKIIAILDDKYEHGFQEKGIIHAPISFLVRLFRPDTKVVVAIGRNDVRKKIVKGLNLLPQHYLSIIHPSAIVSASAKIGYGTVIMPQAVINAEAEIGNHCIINTGAIIEHDNEIGDYTHVSPNATLTGNVSTGEGVHVGSSATIIPGIHLGRWSVIGAGSTVIEHIPAYSKAVGSPTRIIERILMK; via the coding sequence GAAATGGTGGGCACAGCAGGGTCATACAGGAAATGATTTCTTCTACAAAGGCAAATAAAATTATAGCTATTTTGGATGACAAGTATGAACATGGCTTTCAAGAGAAAGGAATTATTCATGCTCCAATTTCTTTCCTAGTGAGGTTATTTCGCCCAGATACCAAAGTGGTAGTTGCAATTGGAAGAAATGACGTAAGAAAAAAGATCGTGAAAGGCTTAAATTTATTACCTCAACACTATTTGTCCATCATTCATCCGTCAGCAATTGTAAGTGCATCTGCCAAAATAGGATATGGAACAGTTATTATGCCTCAGGCCGTTATAAATGCCGAGGCTGAAATTGGCAATCATTGTATCATCAACACGGGAGCAATTATTGAACATGACAATGAAATAGGGGACTATACCCATGTTTCACCAAATGCTACGTTGACCGGAAATGTGAGTACTGGTGAAGGAGTACATGTTGGATCGTCAGCAACGATTATCCCAGGAATCCATCTTGGTAGATGGTCAGTTATTGGAGCGGGTTCTACAGTAATTGAGCATATCCCAGCTTATAGTAAAGCTGTAGGTTCTCCAACAAGAATTATCGAAAGAATATTAATGAAATAA